The region aaattaatttgattgtatgtgtaagagaaaaatatttcacaaattattACAGAGGTATCTTTTGCCTAATAAAGGTAAAAATATCTCGCATAACATTCCTctattaaatatgaatttctTTACTTACTTGGTTCATCCGGAAGTCCTGCATAGGTTGCACAATGGGACAAGCACCCATGTGATACGTATGAGCCTGAGCAAAAGCGAGGCATCCCGCCAATACCAAACACCAGGTCAAAGATTGCAtcttctagaaaaaaaaagataaaaataaacatcgTTTAAGCGATTTAAATTCTCAGAAGATTGCTATATCAGGTTTTCCCACACacaaatttgatataaattatcaacATCAAGTAGTTGTTTATGCATTTCTTATCTTTGATAAAAGAATTGCttattaaacgtttattacaATCATCCTAGGTcttctaattattataatagtaatgatataggaaataatatagaataaaagttttatgaaaGAGCATcgatctatatatgtatattaaaagtaagtGCCTGGACATGAATAGTGAGCGATACAAATCGAATGTATGTTGTTTCCGACGCAATTacaaagattttattacagaCGGAAGTGGTGACGTCAtgcttttttcaatatttcaatgCAACTTCCTGGTATGCGTAACAATCGCATTCCTAGATATATATGCACCTCGCTCTTGTCGATAGCAAACATAGATAGGATTCTTCGACAAGTACACAGCCAAATCTCGGATTAGATATCATGGATTTTTCAACAAATACACAGCCCATGATCTCGGATTCCTCAAGTACAACCGGAGCATGATTCACGCTCGCCTTGGACACGCATCACGAAGCAAGGACCTCCGATTTGCGTTTCCGATGTTACTAGCTGGCTGTTACAcgtcttcatctctttctttcatattCTACACGATAATAAATGTGCGGTGATGAGTGATGACCGATAAATGCACGATTAGGATCGACCCGTCGCGACCTTTCACTCCGCTCAGAGAACATTTTCATTCCGTGTGCGCACTAACGTAAAGCAATTAGTGTCTTTTACGCTTGCGGGCAGCTCTTTTGTTACAGACGCAAAATCAGGGTTTATTTCTTGAAAGAAGTAACGCTCATTTATAATCACTATCGCTTTCTTTTGCCCCATACGGAGATAACAGacgtcttttttttcgaatatgTATGCGGAGAGCGACGAGCACGAGCTAAAGTGAACgaatagaaatttaaatgaaGTCACAATTTCGTTGTAGAAATGCTTACGTGATAAATGAGATGAATGATTAACGTGTCAGAAGAAGAGATGTTAAAACCACGAGCTCAAAAATGTACTCACTATGGAGGTTGCTGCTGCCGATCTCTGCGTTTGCACTATAAACACAAGTTCCACTGGAGAGATGGACCTTTATGTGGCTGGTGCCCCACTCTCGGAATACAACCCACAGTTACaggtcacacacacacatccaCCGAGACACATAACACGAACGAGAATCGAGATACAGAATGTCTCGCTGTTTTTCTCTGTAAAACGGTTTGCAGTGattcatctttattttttataataaatttactatCTCATACATTTGCACATcgtttttttaacgtgagattatcataattatcaCTGACGTTGGATTACGTCCAATAAGCACGATGACGCATTCAAGTACACATGATCATATAATACTAAAACGCTTTCTGAGAATTACTAATTCCCCATATATGGCATACGTAGATTCTCCCTCTTTTCTCAGAAACGAATGTGATTTAAAGTGAGCTCTATATGACAATATATAGataacgaataatttaatggaataatttttattcttttatataatcgatttgtacaaaatgttgccgataaaaaattatttatttatgtaagatacaaaatttttacattaaacgtTCTTAGATTAATGCGACCAACGCTCACAGTATGTAAATTTTCTGCAGGTTCTAAGGCACGTATACATAGAGTATAGTAGATTCTATAGTAGCTAGTTATAAATTACTAATCTCGTCTCCTATTAATAACCaatttgtaattgttttaGACAAATGTTCTAGATCAGAGAATAAGGCACAAAGATGATCAGGGTTTTTGGCTTATATGACAACATCATGtagaattgaattatttttaaattggttCCTTTAAAGTAATGCGTATAGGAGACTGTATATCATATCGTGTAGCAAAAGTGAATTTAAACGTAAGAGTAAATTAaacataagtaaaatataatgtttgagtagtaatattaacatttatcgAGCGAGGCTcgataaaatgttaaacataGGAAAATATATGGAATTGATGACAtcattgattaaaataattatgaatggAATACTGGATAAACTTACTTAAATGAAATACATTACGTGAAATACTGTTACTATATTCCGGCAGTAACTTATGTGTCTGCatgaaatttatgtaatttaaaaaactatacgCTTACTCGCACACAAAATAAGTTCCACtaagaaaatacaaatgtaaacTTCAATCGATAAAATGATTAAACAAAATGAAGAACATTTActcaaataaattaactttcaGTACACCTTAAGACATACTTTTCACGTAGTCACAcgattaaaaatgcaaaattctgcTTCCTTCTCCCCGAGTGGCCCCTATGTTTTAGCGACGGGTAATTTGCTTGTATCCAAATTGCCAAAGTAGGGATGTTTCAATGCCGCCCGTGCGGATATTCTGTACACAGGATCGTACGTGAGCATAGCTTGCAACAGATCCAATCCATCTGCATCTAACGTCTTCACTTGCGACTCCAAGTTATTCGTCATCCAATTGGGGAATGTCGCTTTGTAATCTGACAATTGCGTTACGCCTGGCCATATATCTTCTGTAGGCGTTCTTAGTATTCTgcaagacaaaataataatcattaaacgatccgagaaatatttctataatgacgtataacgtataaaaaaatatttaccggAATATCCTGAAAAGCTGATCAATCTCGCTGTCTCCCTGGAACAATGGTTTCTTAGTCGCCATCTCAGCAAAGATACATCCGATACTCCACATATCAATCGCGCACGAATATCTAGTAGCACCGAGAAGGATTTCAGGTGCCCTGTACCACAGAGTTACAACTTCGTGTGTGTATATTCTGACTGGGATTCCGAATGCTCTCCCAAGTCCGAAGTCTGCTACTTTGATAATTCCGGTTTTATCGATCAGCAAATTCTGTGGCTTTAAATCGCGATGCAGTATTCTACGCTTGTGACAGAAGAGAATTGCACGTGTGATCTGAAATGGTAAGCAACTGTATTGGCACACGATCGATCTCGATAAAAGCGATTTAGGCTGCAGTCCAATTGAccctacaaatgcttcgaagcattcctcttctcttttctttcaatgaagaaagaagaagaacgctccaaagaatttgtagcgtcaagtagACCGCAGCCTTAAGCatgtaaaacaatataaaagctaatgtaatattatcacgagacaaaatatataaacaaacctgatataaatatgatttaactatagCTGGCTCCAGCAGTTTATTGCCCAAACTATCCATGTATTTTTTCAGATCCATAGTGAGATActcaaaaataagatatagtTTTGATTCCTCCATTAATACATCGATCAAGTTCACTATGTTTGGATGGGATAATTCTTTGAGCAATGAAATTTCCCTAATGGCAGTTGACGGTATTCCTTCGTCATCGCTTTCCAAGCGAATCTTCTTCATGGCTACAATTTCTCCGGTCTTCTTGTGTTTTCCTTTGTACACTACTCCATACGTTCCTAAAAGACATCAAAGATTTTACAACAATTGCTTTAAACTCTATGTCATGTTTACGTTTAGtgactgaaatattttatgggATTTATATATAGCTAAAATTCAATGCAACcttgtaaaaaagataatataattaacactGTAGgccttttaaaatatagtcgatttttcatttatgattCCCCCAGGAATGGGAACAATAATTGCAACAGTTCTGGCCTATGTAagtacagaaataattttttgaaaccttaaaaataatacataaatttttataaatttttttgtaacataaaaaCGCTTTCAAATACTCTTTGGACTTAAAAGTTCCGGGATGTCCAGGTGAGTGTTCCAAAAACACAGTGTCTGCACAGTGTTTTTGAAGCACTCACCTGGACAGTGACGCAGtgttaattactaattaagaCATACTACACTGACTATTCAACAATGACAATTCTCTGTCTTTGGCAAGgatattgtacataaatacTTGGACATAAAGTGtacaatttgcaatatttcaaGCACGTTATGAAAAAAGGGACAGAAATCTTCCATTCGTAACACATACAGTGCTTCGGCAGCAGAGTAATTGCTGCCCAAGAAATGCTCAgcatacatttattaattattatcacgtGATGCAGCGTGCGTGATGGAACAACAGCTTGGCAACAACAGGTTCTCGTAGTTTCCGTGCTCACTCACCTTCGCcgattttctctatttttatgaAGTTATCCATCGTGCGTGGCCGAGAGAACACGATTGTCGGTTCAACCACAGTCGCCGAGGTTTCACGGAATCCTACCCACGCGATTCGACCGGAGATCCAGCTCTCGTCTCACACGAGCCACGCCGTGTGTCGCCAATCACCTAACGAACAAATTCAAATCAAACGTTGACACGCCATATTGGTAAACACAATTGAGAATGCGCGCTAGCGCCCTCCCATGCCACCAGCTGTCGCCGCTGTCGGCTCGCTTagggccttggcacatagaaaaacttaagcagtaaaactttaagcagtaagaaatcaacagtatggattcgctaccgcttagggccgtgccttaagttcttgactgtgattggctgatttgcttactggttgagttttactgcttaagtttttctatgtgccaaggcctTTAACTGCGTACTTCCGCTTTACTACCAATGGCGCGTTTTCTGAACGTCACATTTATCCGCGAATATTGAACTCCAAAAATTCTTAGCAAGATCGAAAATTCTTCATCAAATAAGAACtgctataataattacattaattcttACGCTCAAGCaaatctaattatattcttctgaaaagatttaaaaaaattttatttcataacagCTGAGAattataactgaaataatttattcttgtttATATAGATACCTATGTAAAAATTTAGGGCAGGATTGGAGACGGTGAGAAGAGAAATCTCGTTTCTAGATAAATAAtgcatcctttttttttataatcttaataaatttatttgtagtGCTTACAACGAGCAAATACATAACTTCATTGCAATCGTATGGTGAACTCGAAACCTGGATTAGTTGCAATTAGCTATCGTCCTTATGACTCGCAGGAAAGACTTAGAAATAACGCGATTCCGGTCTGAAAAGACCGAAACGACATAAGGTCGCTTTTAACTGGCGAACGTAACTCTAGCTGTATATCAATGGCTGCGTTctgccgatactccgctagcctagcaatcgtgagcagtcgctcgtttcctctcctttgacccaatagattaaaagaagaggaaacgagcgactgctcacgattgctaggctagcggagtatcggcagAACGCAGCCAATATCTAccaatattaaatgtaattaaacaaCGGGCGTGAGATTGCAGCGCATTTTATCGTGGAAATTGGTAGCCACCGGTTGCGTAACCCAGGCCTACGCCACGTTGCGTGTGCGTGGTAGCACGTGCAACTTCGTATTGTTGCTCCATATTGTTGAACATCTCCTCCTGCTTTTTCAGAATATCCGGCTTGGCTCCTACCGCCGGCGTGCCAGGTAGATCACCCTTGATACCCATCAGTCGCTTGAACTTGGCCGTCACCTTGCCGTCCTGATCGTGCGTGAAAGTCGTCCCCATCCACGTGTTGGCGGTGGAAGCCGTGGCCGATGTGCTGTTACCGTCGTCTTGCTTCGACTGCAAAGAGATAAACGTGATTGTAGAACGAGTTTGCGTGTCGGACATTCAAGAATTATTATCGCCAGATAATCATCACCTTGTTCGCCCACAGCAGCTTCCTCTTCTGAATCTGCTCCGCGTACTTGCCCTGAGACGCCGTCGCCAACGGATTGTAGTAATTTTGTTCGCCCGGGATGCCACCGGGCGTCATGATGTCGCCGCCCTCCGGCGGCTTCAGCTCTATACCCAGCTTTTCCAGCTGGGCCAGTTTGTTCCGTCCTTTCTCCTCCCGATAACTCATCGTCCTGAACGGCAACGGTGGCGCGCGGTCCCTCGATCGCGATCTCGATCGCGTGCGATCCCTCTCTTTGTGGTAGCTCGAACGCTCGTCCCGATACCGATCCTTCGACCGATCATCCCTGGAGTGTCGCCGGTCCCGTTCACCGCGATCTCTGCGCCTGTCCCTGTCGTTCCTGTCGCGATTACGATCCCTCCGGTCGTCCCTATAATGATGATCCTTGtcgcttctctctctgtcGTCACTCTTCTCGTCCTTGGACGATCCGAGAGACGCTTTGCGCTTGTCGTCATCCCGACTCCTCCGGTCTCTGCTCCGGTCTCTGTGACTACTGCTACTATCACGTTGTTTTCGATCGTCATACCGGCGACTTTTGTCGGACGAACGACGACTCCGATCGCTACGGTCCCCCCGCCTATGATCATCTTTTGAACTCGTATGATTTTCATGATCAGCTCGCCTGTAAAACGATTACGTTCTGCAGGGGTATACCACACAGATGCGTATTATTATTCTGGACATGTGACAGgtgtataatttttgatatatttttagtgagatacatatatcaacattactgttttttttttttttttaaatcaaagttgatattcataaaatatcgcTAGCACCTGTACTATATGAAATTAGCAAACCAGCCTACCTCTGGTCTGATGGAGAAGGCAAAGCCCGAGAGGATTCTGTTCTCGAGCCAAAGGTAGACTGAGCCGTGGTAGGGCTGTTGGCGCGTTCGCTACTGGACTCCCTGGACGAATTGTTGTTGTTGCTCTcctagagaaaataaaaattatcaattttagtaCGGATCTCTCTTACATATTCCACTAAATAAGAAATAGCTCTTAATTCCTACCACAAAAGCTATTTTAGAATGCGTAATTTTGATACACGCAAAGTTGGATTCAACTGACAGCgagtaatatgtatatagagaAACCTACACtttataaagagagaaaatgctCATACACAGTGAGGATAAAAAGGTAACGTAAACTTGGAAGAATTTCTCTCTATAAAAAGCGGAAATTTAGTTTTTCTCGCGTCAGTTCTTCTTGGTTGTACTTGATACAAAAGTTTGGGCGACACTCAGCGGATTTCCGCGTGTCACTCTACtcgacaaatatataaatctgtatgcgctacgtgccgacaggTAAAAAATAGAGAACCAATGAAACAACCATGTCACAAAaaggagagatagagagaggaaTATGAGGGCCCTTCATATCAATCTGCCTCTGCAGTTAGTTATCACCCGAGTATACTTGTACACGTGATTTCTTTTTGATGATTGATGTTAGTGTTACCTTCTGCCAGCTTCCTCTACTCACCTCTGTCTTCCGAATAGGGACTTGGGGGTAGTCTTGAAAGACCCTCACACAGCATAGACCTTGCCGAGATGCGTAGATATTGTATCATGTATTACCAACAGAGCTACGTGTTAATATTGTCTCACGAAATGGCACTATTCCCATTTacttatcatttaaattttaattatgcgaATGATAGCCTGATTGTCCTGCTTTCGGTAAGGTTTCAAGGTCCTGTCTTATTTGTATTTAGACTACACGAGCGCTAAACGCTTGAGATTTTTCCCAACTTTCGTAACGGATACTGCACAGGTTCTACCGAATCATAATCCCGATCGGAACTACTCCGTCAATACAAGAACATTGACTTCCGTATCACGCACATTTTGCATTTCGTTTTGTCACAGATAGCATTAACTGATTGATTCGACGACATGACCTTGCAAAACCGGACACACTATCCTCTTTACGTATCAGGCCTAAGACTTTGCATGTACATACAGCACCCATAAAGTCACTGCGGTATCTTCTGTTCTTAGGCATTGTCCGAATGTTTCGTACTTAACAGCTAAGAATTAAGAATTGTCGGCGTGTGGCCTCACTATACCTCACTCATGTCCATTTGTACCGGGTCGTAGTTGGCGTCGCTCGCCCTCCTGCTTGCCTCTTCCTGTCCCCGAGGTGGCGTCTAGAAAAATAACATCGTTCAATCAATTCGCGTCCAAGATCCAAGTACGCCGCTGCGTTTCGCAGATGATCGCGAAAGGGGGGGATCGCGATCGCGTTTCCAAACAATCCAAACATCTCTAGGGTCGTATAAATCGCGGCGTTGGACAGTACGCGTAGCGAAGCCATGTCGAGCGGcgtcgacgacgtcgacgatgacgacgacggcaAAACGGGTCTTCGCGATCGCTCACCTTCGCGTCGTCCGAGTTGTTGCTGTTGTCGCCGTCGCTGGCGTAATTCGCCAGCGAGTCCATAATGGCGCGTGAAACGCTCAACTGTCCCGCTGCTGCGTTCCGTTGTCGATCAAACTCCTCCAGCTCCAGCAAATCCGCAATCGGATCGGACCCGTGGCGGCCGCGGCCGTGCGTGTCGCAGAAGAGCAAACCAAGAAGTGTATCACTCGCGACGCAACGCGGCGCGCCGATCCTCTCGGTTGCTCTCGGTGCAGCGTCCTGCGCACGCTCGCCATTGGTCGGCCAAGCCGGGTCGAAATGTGCCGCTGAACACACATAACAGGGTACCTTGTTCTTGAAATCGTTTGTTATGAAACGAATTCGCTTATGAACGAAAGGTGCGTTAACTGGGTTCCCATTGGAGTTGAACTAGGAAATCCCCAcctttttattcataaacgAATACGTTTCATAACGAACCATTTCAAGAATAGGTACCCAGTCCGAACACGCTGCACCACGTCATTGGCCATGTATCCGCTTACTTCTGCGTCTTCGGCGTCTTCTGATGTGCACCGAaaattttcctctctctcccctttcCTCTCGCGGAAGAGTCTCTAGTATATCTGCTTCAACGCGGAAAGGGTGACACGGATTTACGGATCTGCTTTCTCTttgcttccttttttttccttttattttctttttaagcgGAACTGTGTTCGTAACCTTCAAGTTTTCTCTCGACGCGGAAGCTGGATAAGAAAGACGAAAATTTGTATTGTCTGCAGTTGTTTGAGAATCTCTTGCTCTacttatatagatttatattatatatggaggggtaaaagagtcatagtggtgtaagtcaaaatttttatgcaatttatatattgtatagattgcatattgcatctatgcacgcgagaaaaaatttaaaaaaatttgacttacaccactggtttttacccctccatatatatatatatatatatatatatatatatatataaatttgtgtatAGATGTATTGTATGGTCCTTATATTGATTTTCCTAGACGAGCACGTTACAAGAACTTTCGCTTCCGCAACCACCT is a window of Temnothorax longispinosus isolate EJ_2023e chromosome 1, Tlon_JGU_v1, whole genome shotgun sequence DNA encoding:
- the Cdk1 gene encoding cyclin-dependent kinase 1 isoform X1; this encodes MDNFIKIEKIGEGTYGVVYKGKHKKTGEIVAMKKIRLESDDEGIPSTAIREISLLKELSHPNIVNLIDVLMEESKLYLIFEYLTMDLKKYMDSLGNKLLEPAIVKSYLYQITRAILFCHKRRILHRDLKPQNLLIDKTGIIKVADFGLGRAFGIPVRIYTHEVVTLWYRAPEILLGATRYSCAIDMWSIGCIFAEMATKKPLFQGDSEIDQLFRIFRILRTPTEDIWPGVTQLSDYKATFPNWMTNNLESQVKTLDADGLDLLQAMLTYDPVYRISARAALKHPYFGNLDTSKLPVAKT
- the Cdk1 gene encoding cyclin-dependent kinase 1 isoform X2; amino-acid sequence: MKKIRLESDDEGIPSTAIREISLLKELSHPNIVNLIDVLMEESKLYLIFEYLTMDLKKYMDSLGNKLLEPAIVKSYLYQITRAILFCHKRRILHRDLKPQNLLIDKTGIIKVADFGLGRAFGIPVRIYTHEVVTLWYRAPEILLGATRYSCAIDMWSIGCIFAEMATKKPLFQGDSEIDQLFRIFRILRTPTEDIWPGVTQLSDYKATFPNWMTNNLESQVKTLDADGLDLLQAMLTYDPVYRISARAALKHPYFGNLDTSKLPVAKT
- the LOC139821468 gene encoding uncharacterized protein encodes the protein MTWCSVFGLAAHFDPAWPTNGERAQDAAPRATERIGAPRCVASDTLLGLLFCDTHGRGRHGSDPIADLLELEEFDRQRNAAAGQLSVSRAIMDSLANYASDGDNSNNSDDAKTPPRGQEEASRRASDANYDPVQMDMSEESNNNNSSRESSSERANSPTTAQSTFGSRTESSRALPSPSDQRRADHENHTSSKDDHRRGDRSDRSRRSSDKSRRYDDRKQRDSSSSHRDRSRDRRSRDDDKRKASLGSSKDEKSDDRERSDKDHHYRDDRRDRNRDRNDRDRRRDRGERDRRHSRDDRSKDRYRDERSSYHKERDRTRSRSRSRDRAPPLPFRTMSYREEKGRNKLAQLEKLGIELKPPEGGDIMTPGGIPGEQNYYNPLATASQGKYAEQIQKRKLLWANKSKQDDGNSTSATASTANTWMGTTFTHDQDGKVTAKFKRLMGIKGDLPGTPAVGAKPDILKKQEEMFNNMEQQYEVARATTHTQRGVGLGYATGGYQFPR